One window of the Synechococcus sp. CC9311 genome contains the following:
- a CDS encoding Rne/Rng family ribonuclease: MPQQIVIAEQLRIAAVLTDECVDELIVAQGRYQIGDVYLGTVENVLPGIDAAFVNIGESEKNGFIHVTDLGPLRLKKGAAGITELLEPRQKVLVQVMKEPTGTKGPRLTGNLALPGRYLVLQPSGQGVNISRRIGSEGERNRLRALGVLVKPPGAGLLIRTEADGISEELLIDDLESLLRQWEAIQKASEAASPPVLLNRDEDFIHRILRDHTGLDLDRVVVESPAAVERVRSFLGDEGSHVVVEAHPEPSELLEDYKVNGAIRDALKPRVDLPSGGYVIIEPTEALTVIDVNSGSFTRSANARETVLWTNCEAAIEIARQLRLRNIGGVIIVDFIDMDSRRDQLQLLEHFTGAIRDDAARPQIAQLTELGLVELTRKRQGQNIYELFGRACPSCGGLGHVAVLPGKDLMQPLATATGLVRSAASARAEVPQAGEASNARRRRGGRGKVISASGPADRGDAPLEEVESATGAATSAAIEPASVSRRQDPELVAVPMDEDEEQVYGWLGLNPALLLDSQPELDNLMVRIVRPGEDPEQVLEQARQQMSANSGRRRRRGPRGNGRSAGTGTGRSAASGSGDESAPTTPVAPLDRDDPSQPLLVEIVPLIETPVPVMSPEPLAVSVAEPVSVSISEPVVSSEPEVTAEPADTSESRPGRRRRRSSASTSE; encoded by the coding sequence ATGCCCCAACAAATTGTTATTGCTGAGCAACTGCGTATTGCCGCAGTTCTCACAGATGAGTGCGTCGATGAATTAATCGTTGCTCAAGGGCGTTACCAGATCGGTGATGTCTATTTGGGCACCGTTGAAAATGTTCTCCCGGGGATTGATGCTGCTTTCGTCAACATTGGTGAAAGCGAAAAAAATGGCTTCATTCATGTCACCGACTTAGGCCCTTTGCGCCTCAAAAAAGGTGCCGCCGGTATTACAGAACTGCTGGAACCACGCCAAAAAGTGCTGGTTCAGGTGATGAAGGAGCCCACGGGTACGAAAGGTCCTCGGTTGACGGGCAATCTGGCGCTGCCAGGTCGTTACCTCGTGCTTCAACCCAGTGGTCAGGGGGTCAATATCTCCAGGCGCATTGGTTCAGAAGGAGAGCGGAACCGGCTGCGTGCCCTTGGTGTGCTGGTGAAGCCACCAGGTGCGGGGCTGCTGATTCGTACGGAAGCCGATGGAATCAGCGAAGAATTGCTGATCGACGATCTGGAATCGCTTTTACGTCAATGGGAGGCGATTCAAAAAGCTTCTGAGGCGGCTTCCCCTCCGGTGCTTCTCAACCGCGATGAGGACTTTATTCATCGCATTCTTCGCGATCACACCGGCTTGGATTTGGATCGCGTGGTGGTGGAGTCTCCTGCCGCTGTGGAACGGGTTCGTTCTTTCCTCGGAGACGAGGGAAGTCATGTCGTTGTGGAAGCCCATCCCGAGCCTTCTGAGCTGCTCGAGGATTACAAAGTCAATGGGGCCATTCGTGATGCCCTCAAGCCGAGGGTTGACCTCCCCTCCGGTGGCTACGTGATCATCGAGCCCACCGAGGCCCTCACGGTGATTGATGTCAACTCTGGTTCGTTCACCCGCTCGGCGAATGCGAGGGAAACGGTGCTCTGGACCAACTGTGAGGCGGCCATTGAGATAGCGAGGCAGTTGCGTTTGCGCAACATTGGTGGGGTGATCATTGTCGACTTCATCGACATGGATTCCCGTCGTGATCAGTTGCAGTTGCTGGAGCACTTCACCGGCGCGATTCGTGACGATGCTGCCCGGCCCCAAATTGCCCAGCTCACGGAGCTTGGTCTTGTTGAGCTGACGCGTAAGCGTCAGGGGCAAAATATTTATGAACTGTTCGGCCGGGCCTGCCCCAGTTGCGGGGGGCTTGGTCATGTTGCAGTGCTTCCTGGCAAGGATCTAATGCAGCCCCTCGCCACGGCTACGGGGTTGGTGCGCTCTGCAGCATCAGCTCGGGCTGAAGTCCCTCAGGCTGGAGAGGCCTCGAATGCCCGACGTCGTCGCGGTGGCCGAGGGAAAGTTATATCGGCGTCTGGTCCTGCCGACAGGGGCGATGCGCCTTTGGAAGAGGTGGAGAGTGCCACTGGTGCGGCTACGTCTGCTGCCATTGAGCCTGCAAGCGTGAGCCGACGTCAGGACCCTGAGCTGGTTGCGGTTCCTATGGATGAAGACGAAGAACAGGTCTATGGATGGCTTGGGCTGAATCCAGCCCTCCTGCTGGATTCTCAGCCGGAGCTGGATAACCTGATGGTGCGCATCGTGCGTCCTGGTGAAGACCCAGAGCAGGTCCTTGAGCAGGCTCGACAGCAGATGTCGGCGAACTCAGGTCGCCGTCGCCGCCGTGGGCCACGAGGAAATGGTCGTAGTGCAGGCACTGGTACTGGCCGTTCCGCTGCATCCGGTAGCGGAGATGAATCAGCTCCGACGACTCCCGTCGCCCCCCTAGATCGAGACGACCCTTCACAGCCGTTGCTTGTCGAGATCGTCCCTTTGATTGAGACCCCAGTGCCGGTCATGTCACCTGAGCCTCTCGCTGTTTCTGTCGCTGAACCCGTCTCTGTCTCAATCTCTGAACCGGTCGTTAGTTCTGAGCCAGAAGTCACTGCTGAGCCTGCTGACACCTCCGAATCAAGGCCTGGTCGCCGTCGTCGTCGCTCGTCTGCATCCACGTCTGAATAA
- a CDS encoding ribonuclease HII, with protein sequence MIASDGLGIAGVDEVGRGCLFGPVFAAAVVLSDHAAEHLQAAGLTDSKALTPSRRAALVPLIEAHAHAWGLGQSSARAVDRDGIRSATEQAMLCALQRLPCRPQLVLVDGVLPLRLWEGSQRTIVRGDSSHAAIAAASVLAKEARDALIRRLSNRFPGYGLERHAGYGTAQHRAALLACGPTPLHRHSFLRKLFATV encoded by the coding sequence ATGATCGCCAGCGATGGCCTTGGCATCGCTGGGGTGGATGAAGTGGGTCGTGGCTGCTTGTTTGGCCCCGTCTTTGCAGCTGCTGTTGTCTTGAGCGATCACGCCGCAGAGCATTTGCAAGCGGCTGGTCTCACCGATAGCAAGGCCTTAACACCGAGTCGTCGAGCTGCACTGGTCCCGCTGATTGAGGCCCATGCTCATGCTTGGGGGTTGGGTCAAAGTTCCGCGCGAGCCGTTGATCGCGACGGGATTCGCAGCGCGACTGAGCAGGCCATGTTGTGTGCTCTTCAGCGCTTGCCCTGCCGGCCCCAGCTGGTCTTGGTGGATGGAGTGCTCCCGTTGCGTTTGTGGGAGGGCTCTCAACGCACGATCGTGCGTGGGGATAGCAGCCATGCCGCCATAGCAGCTGCGAGTGTATTGGCGAAAGAAGCCCGCGATGCTTTGATTCGCCGGCTTTCCAATCGATTCCCGGGGTATGGGCTTGAGAGACATGCCGGCTATGGAACGGCTCAACATCGAGCAGCGCTATTGGCCTGTGGCCCAACCCCTTTGCACCGACACTCCTTTTTGAGAAAGCTATTTGCCACTGTGTAG